Genomic segment of Armatimonadota bacterium:
TCACCCGGCATCAAATATTTCGAGAAATTTCTGAACCTTAACTGGAGAGCCGCTTCGCAAGCTGCATCCAGCCACCCGGCGTGGCCTGCAGCCGCGGATCGGTCTCAGCAATTTGGTTGGCCTCGCAGAGTTCGGCGAGTCGCGTTCGGCACCTGCCGAGGTCCCTGGTTTGGTACTCGTTGAGCGCGTCGATGGCGGAAACCAAGCACTCCAGAGCCAGCGAGACTTCGCCTTTGCGTTCATAAAGGCTTGCCAAGCTGGCGAGGGTTCGCGCAGAGTGGATGACCCGATGCCCTTCGGAGACCAATTTGAGCTGGGTTCGAAGCGTTGAGATTGCCAACTCGGTTTCGCCGAGCTTGTCGTAGCTTCGTGCCAAACCTTGGTATACGAAAGGCAGCATTTTGAGGTCTCGGCAGGACTCCAGACTAACATTGGTCTTGTCGATCCAGGCTCGAGCTTCCGCTTGGTCACCCGCTTCCAGGTGCATCTGCGCTCGGATGATCTGGGCGGTGGCTTCAAGCTCGATCAAGCCGTGCTCTCGGCACAACGCCTCGGACTGCTCCAGATAGTCGTACGCCTCTTCATGGTTGCCTTCCTCGAACGCTTGCCAAGCAAGGTCGGTCAGGGTGTCTGCGCCGGCTTCGAAGTCGCCGATCTTGTTGGCAATGGCGAGCCGTTGACCCCAAAGATCGCGGCAGGTCCGATTGTCTTGCTTGATCGAGGCGAGGGCGCCACGCAGGCCGAGCATTCGGATGGAAAGCTCTTCGCGGCGGAGCCCGATTGCCGCGTCGCACAGCGCCTCAAAGTCGGCCAAGCGACCCGATTCAAAGTAGGTGCGGCAGAGCCCATCGGCGAAGGTCTGAATTTCGTTTCCGTCGCCGGACTCGATGGCAAGGCGGCTGGCCTTGCGAAGCTGAGCCTGGTTGCTCAGCAATTCCGTCGTTCCCGCCACCCAGCGGTCTGCCGCCATCGCCTGTCCGATCGATGCCGCTCGGTGCGCAAAGAGAGAAACAAAGCGGTCGGTGGTAGGTTCGCCCAGCTTTGGTTCGCCCAAGTATTCGATGACTGAATCTGCGACTTGATACCCTTGGCGACCCTCATGCGAAACCGACGCGATGAGTGCGCATTGGTGAAGCCGAATGAGAGAGGACGAAAAGTCTTCGTCGTTGAGGTCGGAAACGATTCGACCGTCGTCGTAAAGGAATGGACCGGAGAAGTTCGAGAGCGCTCGAAGGGCTGATTGGTCCTGGTCCGCCAGCATGCGGAAGCAGCCATCGACCGACGAGTGGACAACGCCACCGGAGTACGCCTGTCGCGTCGTCGCTTCGGCGAGTTGGTGGGAAAGGTTGCCGATTTCCTGGGTCCGAAGGCACCCGGCCGAGATGGCGATGGCGAGGGGAACGCCCTGAGTCAGTCGGCACAACTGGATGATTGCGGCTCGATGGTCTTCGATCTTCTCTAACCACGGCTTGGCCAATCGCGTGAAGAGCGAAATGGCCGGCGAGTTAGGTGACTCATCGGACAGATCGAACGGCTTGAGCTCGAAGTTCTCAATGGCGCTGTTCTCCGAAAGGGCGCGACATGATGTAACGATCGAAAGATTTTCGCCGCTGGCAATCAGACTCTTGAGTTCTTGTTCGATAAAATCAAGGCCGTCGATCCGGTCGAGGATTAGAACAGTTGGAACTTCGTGCAGAGTACGTCGAACCGCGCTTTCGACATCGGAATCGGTCTCAATTTGGAGCGCATTCTTCAGTTTGTCGGTGAAGTCGGCCTTGCTGATGACGGTCGTGCAGGAGAGGTAGGCCACCCTTCGGTTACTTCTCAGCTTCTTGGCCAATGCACCGAGCAGAACCGTCTTCCCGATGCCGCCGATGCCGGTGATGGCGAGGAGGCGGCTTTCGCCATTCAAGACTTTGTTCTCGATCTCGCCGATTTCTCGATCCCGCCCGATTACGACGCAGTCAGGCTCCGATTCAACTACGGTCCCTTCGCCCAACGCCTCGGCCCAGAGCGTGTAGACGGCTTCCAGGAATGGGTTGGTAAAGGGTTGGGGCTGACTGCCCTTGCGAAGGGAGTCGATGGCCCGACCGGTTTTGACAAGCCGCGCACGAACCTCAGATCGCTCGATCGACTGGCGTTCGACGAAGTCGATCAAGGGGGCGTCGCCCTTGCCAGAAGCGTAAAGGACGAGGTCCCTCAACAGCACTGGCGGTACGGTAATGCGGTGCTCAGCGTCGAGCGCCGCCAAAAAGTAAATCAAATCATCCATCGTTTTTTGCCCTCCAAGACAAGATGTCGTCCAGCAGTCGGTTGGCTATCCAAGTGTTGATGTTGCGGATTCGATAGCCGGCCACGTCGGCGGCGGGCGAGATCCGCTCCAAAATGTCGTCCTGGGGTAGTTCGTGCAGGACGTAATACTGGAAAACGAGTCGTTTCCAGAGGGAGTTTGCCCCTAACGCCTGATCTCGAAACGGAATTCCTTCCGTCCGGCCCCAAAGGTTTATCATCTTTTTAACAAAGGGATATCGCGAACGACATCTATCATGAATTTCCAAGCCTCTTTCCCGGGATAGCGGTTTTGCAGTTTTTGCTAGTGCAAGCGAGAACGGAATTCCGGCTCGGTAACGCATCAAAATAAAATCGACTTCTATACATGTCCAGTCGCCGATGGCCACTAATTCGGGATCGTTGCGCTTGGCGTGAAGCCAGATTCGGTCGAACTCGTCGTTGCTCCAAGATTCCAGGCCAAGGATCTCTGCGCAAAGCCTATCGCTGGAAATATAGAGCTCGTTGAAAGCGACCTTTCTTAGTACCCAGGGCGAAGAAATCCATTCCAAAAAGTCATCTGGTTGGATGGGTGGTGGTTGTCCGGCCGCGACAACCTTGAGCGCTTCTTCCGGCGAAAGTCCGTCGATGAAATGGAGTTGGGCGGCCAGGCAACGCTTATGGCCGTCTTCGGGCTCGACTCCCAGCCAGACTTCGTCAGCGACACTGTAAAGCCTTTCTCGGTCCAAGACCTTCGCGATGATCCCATGAACATCGATTCGATGGTCTTCGGTTTCGCGCAGGGGGCTGCTCGGGTTAGGGTTCTTGGCTGCGTGGCGGATGCCGTTGCGACACGATTCGTATAGGTATCCGTACCAAGCGGAGGCGGAATTGAACTGGAGTCGGGACCAGTGGTTGAGGATTCCGACAAACAGATTTTGGACGATTTCATCGCTTTCGTCTTCGGAGACGCCGCGCGAAAGGAGAAACTTCTGAAGAACCCGGCGACCGTCATCATACAGGACGGAATAGGACTCCTGCATTTCTTCGCCGGTAGTACCGAATTTCGTCAGGGCTCGTTCGATCCGTCGTTTCGATTCCTTATGGTTCGGCCAAGAATTTTCTATTGGGCGATTATACAGTTTTATCCAGATTGACTCCTAGTGACTTCCGTACCGGGTTTTGACCTCAAGACCCCCGGCTAACCCCACCAGGTTGTTCGAGAACGAAACGGATGGGTCGGCGGACCTAGCCGCAAAGACGGAGCCGTGCGCGGCATATTAGAGACGATCTGACTAAGAAAGCAAGGATTGTGTTAGATCGATCTCGCGAATGGGGTTTGGTGGGGTAATCCTCATTTGGACTAATAGCATGGAAAACCCCCGATTCATTCCCCTTACTTCTGACGACACGCTGTGGGTCTACGACACGGATGACATTCAGCCGCTGATCAACGGAAACCTCGAGCAATGGTACGACGAGACAATCAATCCGCTATCGAACTGTCCTCGGCCCGACAGCGGTTTGATCCTGAAGTCGATGCCTCAAGGACCGACCGGCTACGCATACCAAGTGGTCGGTGTGTGCGGCACGCCCTTGGTGCTGGTGGCTGGCCTCGAACAAGCCACTTCGAAGCCGCAGGCAGGTGGCTTGGTCGAACTTGAGAAGCCGCAGGGATTTTGGGACTGGTTCGAGCAAGCGCTCTCGACCCAGCCGGGACAATATGGAGGAATTGAGTTCTTTTTCCTGACCAAGGAGATGCAGCTGTACGTTCATCTCCAACTGGGACGCGACCACAACTTTGCCCTTCAGTACCTCAACGGGGTTGTCTCGCAGCCGGGCTACGCTCAGTGGATGTTGTACGGTAGTTCAACGCAAGGGTGCCTTATCGACCGAACCTTCTGGACTGTTGATTCCAACGGAGACAAAACTCCGCTCGACGTGAGCAAAATCACGTTTGCCCTCGACGATGCCAACGTCCAAACAACCGAGGCGGGCACTCAGGATATGTGCCCGGCTGACTGCTGCTATCTGGCCTGCGGCGTGACCGCCTGCTGCCTCAGCAAGTTCGAACCGGACAGCGGAACCGTGATCGGAAGCGTGGACATGGCTCTGGTCAAGACGTACTGCGACGATTGTCACGGCGGGCCCTGCCTGTAAACCGGTGAGGCGGCCCCTCGTTCCGAGGGGCCGCCCGAGTACAATTCTAAGTGGCCCGACGTCAGGGGCGACTGCGGCCGCTCTTTTCCATCTATGTCACGAATTCTCTCGAA
This window contains:
- a CDS encoding AAA family ATPase; its protein translation is MDDLIYFLAALDAEHRITVPPVLLRDLVLYASGKGDAPLIDFVERQSIERSEVRARLVKTGRAIDSLRKGSQPQPFTNPFLEAVYTLWAEALGEGTVVESEPDCVVIGRDREIGEIENKVLNGESRLLAITGIGGIGKTVLLGALAKKLRSNRRVAYLSCTTVISKADFTDKLKNALQIETDSDVESAVRRTLHEVPTVLILDRIDGLDFIEQELKSLIASGENLSIVTSCRALSENSAIENFELKPFDLSDESPNSPAISLFTRLAKPWLEKIEDHRAAIIQLCRLTQGVPLAIAISAGCLRTQEIGNLSHQLAEATTRQAYSGGVVHSSVDGCFRMLADQDQSALRALSNFSGPFLYDDGRIVSDLNDEDFSSSLIRLHQCALIASVSHEGRQGYQVADSVIEYLGEPKLGEPTTDRFVSLFAHRAASIGQAMAADRWVAGTTELLSNQAQLRKASRLAIESGDGNEIQTFADGLCRTYFESGRLADFEALCDAAIGLRREELSIRMLGLRGALASIKQDNRTCRDLWGQRLAIANKIGDFEAGADTLTDLAWQAFEEGNHEEAYDYLEQSEALCREHGLIELEATAQIIRAQMHLEAGDQAEARAWIDKTNVSLESCRDLKMLPFVYQGLARSYDKLGETELAISTLRTQLKLVSEGHRVIHSARTLASLASLYERKGEVSLALECLVSAIDALNEYQTRDLGRCRTRLAELCEANQIAETDPRLQATPGGWMQLAKRLSS